The nucleotide sequence GACGCGCGGGTGCCCGCCCTGCCGGACACCGCGGGCTACCTCCCGCCGGATCGCGAGCGGCACCCGGACTACGTGCCGGCCGTCCCGGCCCACGCCGTGCTGCCGAAGCAGGAGCCGGGGCTGCGGCCGGCGCGGGCGCTGCCGTACGACCTGGCCGCCGACGCGCAGGTGGGTTCCGCGCTGAACCTGTCGTTCGTCAACCAGGGCCGGGCGGGCGCGACGTTCTACGTCACCTCGCCCGGCGGCGAGCCGCGGACCTACACCGCGGGCGCGGGGTGCTCGCTCGCCGCCGCGCTGCCCGTCTCCGGGGGCTACGACTACACGGCCCACGGGCCGAACGGCTTCGTCCGGCAGTTCCGCGGCGGCGGCCTGGCCGGGCCCGAGGTGAGCGCGCGTCCCGAGGGGCGGAGCGGGAACCTCGCGCTGGTCCTGACCAACAGCGGTCCGACCCCGGTGCGGCTCACGCTGACCGACGCGTACGGCCGGCGCTCGACGTCGCGGCTCCTGCGGCCGGGCGCGCGGGTGGTCGAGGTGGTGGACACGCGACGCAGCGGCAACTGGTACGACGTCTCGATCGTCTCGGACCGCGATCCCCGGTTCCTGCGCCGCCTGGCGGGGCACGTCGAGACCGGGCGGCCGAGCACGAGCGACCCGAACACGCTCACCAACTAGGCCCTATCGGGGGTCTTTGTCACCCGGCCGTGGTGGCGTCCGTTGCGAGGCCTGGTTCCGGGTGGGAGCGTCGGGGAACCGACTGTTTTCCCACCACGGAACCAGGAGTGCGGATGACCACCACCGAAATGCCGGCCGTGCACGAGTGCACGGTCAGCGGCTGTTCCTACAACCACGACGGCTGCCACGCCTTCGCCATCACGGTGGGCGGCGGCAACGGATCGGCGGACTGCGGAACATTCGTCCCGCTGAACACCAAGGGCGGCTTGGACCGGGTAGTGGCCCAGGTGGGCGCGTGTTCCCGGACGGACTGCCGGCACAACTCGTCCCTGGAGTGCACGGCGGACAGCATCCGAGTAGGCCGAGGCAACGGCGGCCACGCGGCGAACTGCCTGACGTACACGACGAGGTAGGACGGGCCGGATGTTCCCCGCGGCGGCGGAGGCCGCGGGGCCCGGGCGGCGGTTGTCCGGCGGCCTGGAGGGGTTTGCCGCGGGTGGCGTGGGTGCTGGCTTGTGGCGGCAGATGTGGCCGCGTGGAAACCGGCGGCCGGAGGCGGGTCCCAACCCGTCGGACCCGGCGGCCGGTCAGGCGGACTGTTCCGGCGCCGCGGCGAACTCCAGAGCCGTCCGGCCCTCGGCCACCTCCGTCGTCCCGCGCAGGGCCAAGCCGCAGCCGGCGGCCAGATTCGTCAGCTCGGCCACCGTGCGCTCCCGGCCGGCGAAGCACATCAGCATGAACAGGTTGATCGCCGTGGACGTGCCGTGGCGCAGCGGCTCGATCACCACCACCGTTCCACTCCGGCCGGCCGCTCGGCGGCAGCCGGCCAGGATGGTGCGGGCGTGGTCGTCGTCCCAGTCGTGGAGGACGTCGGACAGCACGTACGCGTCCGCTCCCGCCGGCAGCGGGTCGAAGAAGCTGCCGGCCACCGCGCCCGCCCGGCCGGCGAGCCCGTCCGCCGCGAACCGGTCCGCCGCCGCCGTCGCCGAGGGCGCCAGGTCCAGCACCTCCCCGCGCACCACCGGGTGGGCGCGCAGGATCTCCGCGAGCACGAGGCCGTCCCCGCCGCCGACGTCGACGATCCGGGGGAAGCGGCTCCAGCCGAACCGCGCGGCGATCTGCGGGCGCCTGCACCTGGAACCGCCAGTTCATCTGCGCGTCGAACGAGCGCCGCAGCCGCGGTTCGGCGTCGATGTCCGCCCAGAAGTCGCGGCCGTAGCGGTGTTCGTAAGCCGGCTTGCCGGTGGTGATCGTCTCCAGCAGGTCCGCGAACGCGAGTTCCGCGCGCCCGCCCGCGGCGTGGATGTCGAGCAGCCGCCGGGCGTCGTCCGAACGCAGCTGCTCACCCAGGTCGGTGGGCCGGTAGCGGCCGGACGCCGCGTCGAACGCGAAGACCCCGGCCGTGACGAGGTGGTCCAGCAGGCAGGCCAGCGCCGCGGGGGAAGCGCCGGTCCGGGAGGCGAGCTCGGCGGCTGTCGCGTCGCCGTGCTCGGCGAGTCCGAGGGTGGCCGCCACCCGGACGGCCATGGGCGTGGCCAGGTCGGCCAGCGCGAGGATCGACTGATTCACCCGGTCGAGACTAGCGCCGACGTGGCATCATGTCCGATCGGCAAACCGAAC is from Amycolatopsis mediterranei and encodes:
- a CDS encoding DUF1540 domain-containing protein, which encodes MTTTEMPAVHECTVSGCSYNHDGCHAFAITVGGGNGSADCGTFVPLNTKGGLDRVVAQVGACSRTDCRHNSSLECTADSIRVGRGNGGHAANCLTYTTR
- a CDS encoding methyltransferase, which produces MLAEILRAHPVVRGEVLDLAPSATAAADRFAADGLAGRAGAVAGSFFDPLPAGADAYVLSDVLHDWDDDHARTILAGCRRAAGRSGTVVVIEPLRHGTSTAINLFMLMCFAGRERTVAELTNLAAGCGLALRGTTEVAEGRTALEFAAAPEQSA